Proteins encoded by one window of Acetivibrio thermocellus ATCC 27405:
- the lepA gene encoding translation elongation factor 4: MASERQKKIRNFCIIAHIDHGKSTLADRLLEMTGVLTEREMEDQVLDTMEIERERGITIKAQAVRMVYKAKDGEEYILNLIDTPGHVDFNYEVSRSLAACEGAILVVDAAQGIEAQTLANVYLALDHDLEILPVINKIDLPSAQPDVVKKEIEDVIGLDASEAPLISAKNGINIEAVLESVVKNVPPPEGDENAPLRALIFDSYYDSYKGVIVYIRVKEGTLKLGDKVRMMYTNKEFTVTEIGYMKPGGLVPGTQLSAGEVGYFAASIKNVKDTRVGDTVTTADNPAKEPLPGYKKVNPMVFCGIYPADGSKYGDLRDALEKLQLNDASLTFEPESSVALGFGFRCGFLGLLHMEIIQERLEREFDFDLVTTAPSVIYKVTKTNGETLYIDNPTNLPPPAEIKTMEEPIVKATIMTPTEYVGNIMELAQERRGIYKDMTYIDEGRVMLTYELPLNEIIYDFFDALKSRTKGYASLDYEMLGYRESDLVKLDIMLNGEIVDALSFIVHREKAYARGRRIAEKLKEAIPRQQFEVPIQACIGGKIIARETVKAYRKDVLAKCYGGDITRKKKLLEKQKEGKKRMRQIGTVEVPQEAFMSVLKLDT, from the coding sequence ATGGCAAGTGAAAGACAAAAGAAAATCAGAAATTTTTGTATTATCGCTCATATAGATCACGGAAAATCAACCCTTGCAGATAGATTGCTCGAAATGACCGGTGTTCTTACTGAGAGGGAAATGGAAGACCAGGTTTTGGACACAATGGAGATTGAACGCGAGCGCGGAATAACAATAAAAGCCCAGGCGGTGAGAATGGTATACAAGGCAAAGGACGGGGAAGAGTATATTTTAAACCTGATAGACACCCCCGGACATGTGGATTTCAACTATGAAGTCTCAAGAAGCCTTGCGGCATGCGAGGGAGCAATACTGGTCGTTGACGCCGCGCAGGGAATAGAGGCGCAGACATTGGCCAACGTTTATCTTGCTTTGGATCATGATTTGGAGATTTTACCGGTTATAAATAAAATTGATTTACCCAGTGCCCAGCCGGATGTGGTCAAAAAGGAGATTGAGGATGTAATTGGACTTGATGCAAGCGAGGCACCTTTGATATCGGCAAAAAACGGTATCAATATTGAAGCAGTGCTGGAAAGTGTGGTAAAAAACGTTCCACCTCCTGAAGGCGACGAGAATGCCCCACTTCGTGCTCTTATATTTGACTCGTATTATGACAGTTACAAAGGTGTTATTGTATATATCAGAGTTAAAGAAGGAACTCTCAAATTGGGCGACAAGGTCAGGATGATGTATACCAACAAGGAGTTTACGGTTACCGAGATTGGTTATATGAAGCCCGGTGGACTTGTTCCCGGCACTCAGCTTTCTGCCGGTGAAGTGGGTTATTTTGCGGCCAGCATTAAAAATGTAAAGGATACAAGAGTGGGAGATACCGTTACAACGGCCGACAATCCCGCAAAAGAGCCGCTGCCCGGTTACAAGAAAGTAAATCCTATGGTATTTTGCGGAATTTATCCTGCCGACGGTTCCAAATACGGGGATTTGCGTGATGCATTGGAAAAGCTGCAGTTAAATGATGCATCCCTTACTTTTGAGCCCGAATCTTCGGTGGCTTTGGGATTCGGTTTCAGATGCGGATTTTTGGGATTGCTTCATATGGAAATAATTCAGGAGCGTTTGGAACGGGAATTTGATTTTGACCTTGTGACTACCGCTCCCAGTGTTATATACAAGGTTACAAAGACCAACGGCGAGACATTGTACATAGACAACCCGACCAATTTGCCGCCGCCGGCTGAAATAAAAACCATGGAAGAGCCGATTGTAAAGGCCACCATAATGACTCCCACGGAATATGTGGGTAACATAATGGAACTGGCCCAGGAAAGAAGGGGTATTTACAAGGATATGACCTATATTGATGAGGGAAGAGTTATGCTTACTTATGAGCTGCCCCTCAACGAAATTATTTATGATTTCTTTGATGCTTTAAAATCAAGGACGAAGGGTTATGCTTCATTGGACTATGAGATGTTGGGATATAGAGAGTCGGATCTTGTCAAACTTGATATTATGTTAAACGGGGAAATTGTTGACGCCTTGTCCTTTATAGTCCACAGGGAAAAAGCGTATGCCAGGGGAAGAAGAATTGCCGAAAAACTCAAAGAGGCTATCCCAAGGCAGCAGTTTGAGGTACCGATACAGGCATGCATCGGTGGTAAAATAATTGCCAGGGAGACGGTGAAGGCATACAGAAAAGACGTTCTTGCAAAGTGTTACGGCGGAGACATAACCCGTAAGAAAAAGCTTTTGGAAAAACAAAAAGAAGGTAAAAAGCGTATGCGCCAGATAGGAACCGTTGAAGTTCCGCAGGAGGCATTTATGAGTGTTTTGAAACTTGATACTTGA
- the hemW gene encoding radical SAM family heme chaperone HemW, translating into MFDVKELGLYIHVPFCKAKCFYCDFNSFACRDDFVPAYFNALKKEISAYSDIIKGYRIKTVFFGGGTPSYVGAHNIYEIVSLLKQKFDMDGCFELTIEANPGTLDEEKLLVYRDAGINRLSIGLQAWQNHLLESLGRIHTVEEFEENYHLAVKTGFDNINVDLIFAIPGQSFEDWAETINKVAELNPRHISCYSLIIEEDTVFGAKFSKGELSSVEDELDRKMYWYAVEKLRTVGYKHYEISNFSKEGFECAHNLIYWKEQEYIGFGAGAHSYFNGQRFNNTYNIEEYVKIINSGRLPVENKIAIGRKDEISEFMMLGLRLVEGVSIREFYERFGENVLEVFKEQIKNLSKRGLVAVENGFIKLTRLGLDLANQAFMEFV; encoded by the coding sequence ATGTTTGATGTAAAGGAACTGGGATTGTATATTCATGTACCGTTTTGCAAAGCAAAGTGTTTTTACTGTGATTTTAATTCCTTTGCCTGCAGGGATGATTTTGTCCCTGCATATTTTAATGCTCTTAAAAAGGAAATTTCAGCCTATTCGGACATCATCAAAGGATACAGGATAAAGACGGTATTTTTTGGAGGGGGAACACCTTCCTACGTTGGAGCGCATAATATATATGAAATTGTATCGCTTTTAAAGCAAAAGTTTGACATGGACGGCTGTTTTGAACTTACCATTGAAGCCAATCCCGGAACTCTGGACGAAGAAAAGCTTTTGGTGTACAGGGATGCGGGAATAAACCGGCTGAGCATCGGGCTTCAGGCATGGCAGAATCACCTGCTTGAAAGCCTGGGGAGAATTCATACTGTGGAAGAGTTTGAAGAAAATTATCATCTTGCCGTAAAAACTGGATTTGACAACATAAATGTGGATCTTATTTTTGCAATTCCGGGGCAGAGTTTTGAGGATTGGGCGGAGACAATAAACAAAGTGGCAGAACTTAATCCCCGGCATATTTCCTGCTACAGCCTTATAATTGAAGAGGATACGGTTTTCGGAGCAAAGTTTTCCAAAGGGGAGCTTTCTTCTGTGGAAGACGAACTTGACAGGAAAATGTACTGGTATGCAGTGGAAAAATTAAGGACCGTGGGATATAAGCACTATGAAATATCGAATTTTTCAAAAGAAGGATTTGAGTGCGCCCACAATTTGATTTACTGGAAGGAACAAGAATACATAGGTTTCGGTGCCGGAGCCCATTCTTATTTTAACGGTCAAAGATTCAACAATACTTATAATATTGAGGAATATGTGAAAATAATAAATTCCGGAAGACTTCCGGTGGAAAATAAGATTGCCATAGGAAGGAAAGATGAAATTTCCGAATTTATGATGCTGGGATTAAGACTTGTTGAAGGGGTGAGTATCAGGGAATTTTACGAAAGGTTTGGAGAGAATGTTTTGGAGGTTTTCAAAGAGCAGATAAAAAATTTGTCCAAAAGAGGACTTGTTGCGGTTGAAAATGGTTTTATAAAACTTACCCGATTGGGCTTGGATCTTGCAAATCAAGCCTTTATGGAGTTTGTGTGA
- the lepB gene encoding signal peptidase I, with the protein MDWAAHIIIAVLIGLFIVNFVAQITIVNGSSMETTLHNGDRLIIEKISPRFGWLKRGDIVTINDYPGLDSDRKPIIKRIIGLEGDKVEIRDGKVYVNGEALEEDYINVDVEGTLEVNENYSELYVPEGHIYVLGDNRLPGQSKDSRTFGPVDIKNVGGKAIFRFFPLDKIGTFK; encoded by the coding sequence TTGGATTGGGCGGCTCATATAATAATTGCAGTGCTTATAGGGTTGTTTATTGTGAATTTTGTAGCGCAAATAACTATTGTAAACGGAAGTTCGATGGAGACGACGCTTCACAACGGTGACCGTCTTATTATCGAAAAAATCAGTCCCAGATTTGGCTGGCTGAAAAGAGGAGATATTGTGACTATAAACGACTATCCCGGATTGGACTCCGACAGAAAACCCATAATTAAAAGGATAATAGGTTTGGAAGGCGACAAGGTGGAAATCCGTGACGGGAAAGTATATGTTAACGGTGAAGCTCTTGAAGAAGATTATATCAACGTTGATGTGGAAGGAACTCTGGAAGTAAACGAAAATTACAGTGAACTTTATGTCCCCGAAGGACATATATATGTGTTGGGGGATAATAGACTTCCGGGCCAAAGCAAAGACAGCAGGACCTTTGGGCCTGTTGATATAAAAAATGTGGGGGGCAAGGCTATATTCAGGTTTTTCCCTCTTGACAAGATAGGTACTTTCAAATGA
- the aspS gene encoding aspartate--tRNA ligase — MGESIYGLKRTHMCAELTVNDVGKTVTVMGWCHKSRNLGGLIFVTLRDRTGIIQVVFDNTVNSELFAKAEGIRGEYVLAVVGEVVKRSPEAINPKLPTGEIEIIAKELRILSTAESPPIYIEEDSDVNEATRLKYRYLDLRRPDMQRNLMLRHRVAKIARDYFDEHGFIEIETPMLTKSTPEGARDYLVPSRVHPGKFFALPQSPQLFKQLLMVAGFDRYMQIVKCFRDEDLRADRQPEFTQIDLEMSFVNVEDVLTINEGFIKRVFKEAINVDLEIPFIRMPYKEAMERFGTDKPDIRFGFELVNLSDLVENCGFKVFSDAVKNGGSVRAINAKGCGNKFSRKEIDALGEFVKTYGAKGMAWIVVGENEHKSPITKFFTEDEIKAVLTRMRAEPGDLICFIADKNEVVFDSLGQLRVEIARKLGLLDNKEFKFLWVTEFPLLEYDEEEKRYVAKHHPFTSPMDEDVELLDTDPLKVRAKAYDIVLNGTEIGGGSIRIHSQELQSKMFKLLGFSEKDAWDRFGFLLEAFKYGTPPHGGMAFGLDRLVMLMAGRNSIRDVIAFPKVQNSSCLMTNAPDEVEPKQLEELKIRVDLQN; from the coding sequence ATGGGAGAATCTATTTATGGATTGAAAAGGACGCATATGTGCGCCGAACTTACCGTGAATGATGTCGGAAAGACCGTTACGGTTATGGGATGGTGCCACAAAAGCAGGAATCTTGGTGGGTTAATTTTTGTTACATTAAGAGACAGAACCGGTATAATCCAGGTAGTGTTTGACAACACGGTAAATTCCGAACTTTTTGCAAAAGCTGAGGGAATCAGAGGCGAATACGTGCTTGCCGTGGTGGGAGAAGTGGTGAAAAGAAGCCCCGAGGCAATAAATCCCAAACTTCCCACAGGAGAAATTGAGATTATTGCAAAGGAATTGAGAATTCTCAGTACTGCCGAGTCACCACCCATATATATTGAAGAGGATTCCGATGTAAACGAGGCCACAAGGCTTAAGTACAGATATCTTGATTTGAGAAGACCTGACATGCAGAGAAACCTGATGTTAAGGCACAGGGTGGCAAAGATTGCCAGAGACTATTTTGACGAGCACGGTTTTATTGAAATAGAGACTCCGATGCTTACCAAGAGCACTCCCGAGGGGGCAAGAGACTATCTTGTGCCAAGCAGGGTACATCCGGGGAAATTTTTTGCGCTGCCCCAGTCACCCCAGCTTTTCAAGCAGCTTTTGATGGTTGCAGGTTTTGACCGGTATATGCAGATTGTAAAATGCTTCAGGGATGAGGACCTTAGAGCCGACAGGCAGCCTGAGTTTACACAGATAGATTTGGAAATGTCATTTGTAAATGTTGAGGATGTGCTTACCATAAATGAAGGTTTTATAAAAAGGGTATTCAAGGAGGCTATTAATGTCGACCTTGAGATACCTTTCATAAGGATGCCGTATAAAGAGGCCATGGAGAGATTTGGGACCGACAAACCGGATATAAGGTTTGGATTTGAACTGGTTAACCTGTCAGACCTTGTGGAAAACTGTGGCTTTAAGGTATTTTCCGATGCCGTCAAAAACGGAGGAAGCGTTCGGGCGATAAATGCCAAAGGATGTGGAAATAAATTCAGCAGAAAGGAAATAGATGCCCTTGGTGAATTCGTAAAAACCTATGGTGCAAAGGGAATGGCCTGGATAGTTGTGGGAGAAAACGAGCATAAATCCCCGATTACCAAATTCTTTACCGAGGACGAAATCAAGGCCGTTTTGACAAGAATGCGGGCAGAACCCGGAGACCTCATATGCTTTATTGCCGACAAAAATGAGGTTGTGTTCGATTCACTGGGACAGCTGAGAGTGGAAATAGCAAGAAAGCTGGGATTGCTTGACAACAAGGAATTTAAATTCCTGTGGGTGACCGAGTTCCCGCTCCTTGAATATGACGAGGAGGAAAAACGCTATGTGGCAAAACACCATCCTTTTACGTCTCCGATGGATGAGGATGTTGAATTGCTGGATACCGACCCGCTGAAAGTTAGGGCAAAAGCTTATGACATCGTGCTAAACGGTACGGAAATCGGAGGAGGAAGCATCAGAATTCACAGTCAGGAGCTTCAGTCGAAAATGTTCAAACTTCTTGGCTTTAGTGAGAAAGATGCCTGGGACAGGTTCGGATTCCTTCTTGAGGCTTTCAAATACGGAACGCCTCCCCACGGCGGAATGGCATTCGGACTCGACAGATTGGTAATGCTTATGGCCGGAAGAAACAGCATCAGGGATGTTATTGCATTCCCCAAAGTACAGAATTCATCATGTCTTATGACAAATGCGCCGGATGAGGTTGAGCCAAAACAGCTTGAGGAGCTTAAAATAAGGGTGGATTTGCAAAATTGA
- the spoIIP gene encoding stage II sporulation protein P — MRVYGLRKRKFDYGKLFKIALIIILSIGAIKIGAIAGDVLYKSDKKIIGKIEVETLRATLNASLPIIDTIYNSGNISFSISGQIKEIINLVFYFDLSNPVTIFGAESPIFYSYYMNEYQKQLAQNQNCEPYFYMADLDTPDDNSDKVKNPDNNAPEPTYPASSISYEVNELDRTGTPENATTVTADKIAINSHEVDYEIDVEKLLNEPLNISFDKKGPKVLIYHTHTTEGFIKDLSELDKSGIPSRTTDNRYNVVRVGEELAQTLRKKYGIEVIHNATVHNHPSDTGAYGRSLNTAANILKSYPSIKIVLDIHRDGLGEGKLRVATKINNKDAAKIMFVVGTDGTGLEHPNWRENLKLAIKLQQKLNEKYPGITRPIYISRNRYNQHLTNGSLIVEIGGDGNTINECLESTKYLAEVLNDVINNK, encoded by the coding sequence ATGAGAGTATACGGTTTGAGAAAAAGAAAGTTTGATTATGGCAAGTTGTTTAAGATTGCCCTGATAATAATACTTTCAATCGGGGCAATAAAGATTGGGGCAATTGCCGGAGACGTGCTCTACAAGTCTGATAAAAAGATTATTGGAAAGATTGAAGTTGAAACTTTAAGAGCCACTCTCAATGCTTCACTTCCTATAATTGACACCATTTACAACAGCGGCAATATCAGTTTTTCGATTTCGGGACAGATAAAAGAAATTATTAATCTGGTTTTCTATTTTGATCTCAGTAATCCTGTTACAATTTTTGGGGCAGAGTCTCCAATATTCTATAGTTACTATATGAATGAGTACCAAAAACAGCTGGCCCAAAATCAAAACTGTGAACCTTACTTCTATATGGCGGATTTGGATACGCCGGATGACAATAGCGACAAGGTCAAAAATCCTGACAATAATGCTCCTGAACCCACATATCCGGCCAGCAGCATAAGTTATGAGGTAAATGAGTTGGACAGAACCGGAACTCCTGAGAATGCTACCACTGTTACGGCGGACAAAATTGCAATCAACAGTCATGAAGTTGACTATGAAATTGATGTTGAAAAGCTTCTTAACGAACCTTTAAACATCAGCTTTGACAAAAAGGGTCCCAAAGTTCTTATATACCATACACATACCACGGAAGGATTTATTAAAGACCTAAGCGAGCTGGATAAAAGTGGTATTCCAAGCAGAACCACCGATAACAGATACAATGTAGTAAGAGTTGGGGAGGAACTGGCTCAGACATTAAGGAAAAAATACGGTATTGAAGTGATTCATAACGCCACTGTTCACAATCATCCCTCGGACACAGGAGCTTATGGTAGATCCCTTAATACTGCGGCCAACATTTTAAAAAGTTATCCTTCAATAAAAATAGTCCTGGATATTCACAGGGACGGGCTGGGCGAAGGTAAACTTAGAGTGGCGACCAAGATTAATAACAAGGATGCGGCAAAAATAATGTTTGTGGTGGGAACCGACGGGACAGGGCTTGAGCATCCTAACTGGCGGGAGAATTTGAAATTGGCAATCAAGCTTCAGCAAAAGCTTAATGAAAAGTATCCCGGTATCACAAGACCGATTTATATAAGCCGCAACCGCTACAACCAGCACCTTACCAACGGTTCTTTGATTGTTGAAATCGGAGGGGATGGCAATACAATAAATGAATGTTTGGAGAGTACGAAATATCTTGCCGAGGTTTTAAACGATGTCATTAATAATAAATAA
- a CDS encoding 2-hydroxyacyl-CoA dehydratase — MKRLLHVGLDVGSTTVKLVVLDRQDNIIFSKYQRHYSDIKKTIYSLLSEACELFSDDDITIMATGSGGISVSEWLGLDFIQEVIASTKAIETFIPHTDVVIELGGEDAKITYFDGGIEQRMNGTCAGGTGAFIDQMASLLKTDAAGLNELAKNYKVIYPIAARCGVFAKSDIQPLINEGAAKEDIAASIFQSVVNQTISGLACGKPIRGNVAFLGGPLQFLPELRKRFVETLKLEKHQVISPSNAQLYVALGAALASKKSKVIPFKSLKEKLSVLDNVTVHEVERLQPLFTDEKELEEFRARHQKNSVPRRDIKNFKGKCFFGIDAGSTTTKAVLLDENGAILYSYYGSNNGSPLKSAVKILKDIYSQLPDTAVIANSAVTGYGEGLIKTALNIDIGEIETIAHYKAAEAFLPGVEFILDIGGQDMKCLRVKNGVIDSIMLNEACSSGCGSFIETFAHSLNMDVKDFANEALLAQNPVDLGSRCTVFMNSKVKQAQKEGASVGDISAGLSYSVIKNALQKVIKIRDPKQLGEKVIVQGGTFYNDAVLRSFELISGKEAVRPDIAGLMGAYGVALIAKERYEEGHVSTILKAEELDNFNIEVSMRRCGLCGNNCLLTINTFAQGKEFISGNRCERGAGLEIKRDDIPNLFDYKYRRLFSYKPLDRSQAERGTVGIPRVLNMYENYPFWFTFFTELGFRVELSARSSKKIYELGMETIPSESACYPAKLVHGHIMNLINKNVDMIFYPCLPYEVKEYEDSTNHYNCPMVTSYPEVIKNNMDILKEQNILFMNPFLPFDNKKRLAERLYEEFKRFGISRREIKRAVQKATEEDEKVKRDIRQKGEETLEYLKKTGKKGIVLAGRPYHLDPEINHGIPNIITGFGMAVLTEDSIAHLGKVQQPLRVVDQWTYHSRLYRAASFVKDQTNLELVQLNSFGCGLDAVTTDQVEEILSSTGKIYTVLKIDEIDNLGAARIRIRSLKAAMDERDRNGYKLKKGDASCKKVLFTEEMRKRHTILVPQMSPIHFQLLEEAFNVSGYNLKVLPYVDKKAIDEGLKHVNNDACYPSIIVVGQLMEALKSGEYDLNNTSLMITQTAGGCRATNYIGFIRKALKDTGLSHIPVISLNFAGLEKNPGFKMSLGLVNKALIALVYGDLLMRVLYRVRPYEKVKGSANALYEYWVEKCKESIRTGSHKTFNENVKKIVEDFDNLEICEVEKPKVGLVGEILVKFHPQANNNIVDIIEKEGAEAVMPDLTDFLLYCAYNQNFKYTHLSGSKISCIVNNAAIALIEFYRRTMRKALNESKRFHAPCTIYELAEMASEVLSIGNHTGEGWFLTAEMIELIKNGAKNIVCMQPFACLPNHVTGKGMIKELRRRYPESNIVAVDYDPGASEVNQLNRIKLMLSVAFKNLKKDTQEAEFEESIYDYESGEQKIKSYV, encoded by the coding sequence ATGAAAAGACTGTTGCATGTAGGATTGGATGTTGGATCGACCACTGTAAAACTGGTTGTACTTGACAGACAGGACAATATTATATTCAGCAAATATCAAAGACATTATTCGGACATTAAGAAAACAATATATTCCCTTCTTAGTGAAGCTTGTGAACTCTTTTCCGATGATGATATAACGATAATGGCTACAGGTTCCGGAGGTATTTCGGTTTCCGAGTGGCTTGGGCTTGATTTTATCCAGGAAGTTATTGCAAGCACGAAAGCCATAGAGACTTTTATTCCCCATACGGATGTTGTAATTGAGCTGGGTGGGGAGGATGCAAAGATAACCTATTTTGACGGCGGTATTGAGCAGAGAATGAACGGAACCTGCGCGGGCGGAACCGGTGCCTTTATTGACCAGATGGCATCGCTTTTGAAAACCGATGCGGCAGGTCTTAACGAACTGGCAAAAAATTACAAGGTTATCTATCCCATTGCGGCAAGATGTGGTGTTTTCGCAAAATCGGATATACAGCCTCTTATAAATGAAGGAGCTGCCAAAGAGGACATAGCCGCATCAATTTTCCAATCGGTGGTAAACCAAACAATCAGCGGGCTTGCGTGCGGCAAACCCATAAGGGGTAATGTTGCGTTTTTGGGAGGCCCATTGCAGTTTTTACCGGAGCTTAGAAAAAGGTTTGTCGAGACTTTGAAGCTTGAAAAGCATCAAGTTATTTCTCCTTCCAATGCGCAGCTTTATGTTGCTTTGGGAGCTGCTTTGGCTTCGAAAAAGTCCAAAGTGATACCTTTTAAATCCCTCAAAGAAAAGCTTTCGGTTTTGGACAATGTGACAGTGCACGAAGTGGAAAGGCTTCAGCCATTGTTTACGGACGAAAAGGAACTGGAGGAATTCAGGGCAAGGCACCAAAAAAATTCCGTACCAAGACGGGATATAAAGAATTTTAAAGGAAAGTGCTTTTTCGGTATTGATGCCGGTTCCACAACCACCAAGGCGGTTTTGCTAGATGAGAACGGAGCTATTTTGTATTCATATTATGGAAGCAACAACGGAAGTCCATTAAAATCGGCGGTAAAAATATTAAAGGACATTTACTCGCAGCTTCCGGACACTGCGGTAATTGCCAATTCTGCCGTTACTGGTTATGGCGAAGGGCTTATAAAGACGGCTCTTAACATTGATATAGGTGAGATTGAGACGATTGCCCACTATAAAGCAGCCGAGGCTTTCCTGCCGGGTGTTGAGTTTATACTGGACATCGGAGGTCAGGACATGAAATGTCTCAGAGTAAAAAATGGTGTTATTGACAGTATTATGCTTAATGAGGCTTGTTCTTCCGGCTGCGGATCTTTTATTGAGACTTTTGCCCATTCCCTGAACATGGATGTTAAGGATTTTGCCAATGAGGCTCTTTTGGCCCAAAATCCTGTTGATCTTGGTTCCAGGTGTACTGTATTTATGAATTCAAAGGTAAAGCAGGCTCAAAAAGAAGGGGCGTCTGTCGGGGATATATCGGCAGGACTTTCATATTCTGTTATAAAGAATGCCCTTCAGAAGGTTATAAAGATAAGGGATCCGAAACAGCTGGGCGAGAAGGTAATCGTTCAGGGCGGTACGTTTTATAATGACGCGGTGTTAAGAAGTTTTGAGCTTATATCCGGCAAAGAAGCGGTAAGACCTGATATAGCAGGGCTTATGGGAGCATATGGTGTGGCTCTTATCGCAAAGGAAAGATATGAAGAAGGACATGTAAGCACAATTTTGAAAGCTGAGGAGCTTGACAACTTCAATATTGAAGTGTCAATGAGAAGGTGCGGCCTGTGCGGCAACAACTGTCTTCTTACGATAAATACTTTTGCGCAGGGCAAGGAATTTATATCGGGAAACAGATGTGAGAGGGGTGCCGGACTTGAAATAAAAAGGGATGATATCCCCAACCTTTTCGACTACAAATACAGGCGTCTTTTCTCATACAAGCCGTTGGACAGAAGCCAGGCCGAAAGGGGTACTGTGGGTATCCCAAGGGTGCTTAACATGTACGAAAACTATCCTTTCTGGTTTACGTTTTTTACGGAGCTGGGCTTTAGGGTGGAGCTTTCCGCAAGGTCTTCTAAAAAGATATACGAACTGGGAATGGAGACAATACCGTCGGAGTCTGCATGCTACCCTGCCAAGCTTGTTCACGGCCATATAATGAATCTTATAAACAAGAATGTGGATATGATTTTCTATCCATGTCTGCCTTACGAGGTAAAAGAGTATGAAGACAGCACCAATCACTACAACTGTCCGATGGTGACATCGTATCCTGAAGTAATCAAAAACAACATGGATATCTTAAAAGAGCAGAATATATTGTTTATGAATCCTTTTCTGCCTTTTGACAACAAAAAGAGACTTGCGGAAAGATTGTATGAGGAGTTTAAAAGATTTGGAATCAGCCGCCGTGAGATAAAGAGGGCTGTGCAAAAGGCTACGGAAGAGGATGAAAAGGTTAAGAGGGATATAAGACAAAAAGGAGAAGAAACCCTTGAATACCTTAAAAAGACCGGTAAAAAGGGTATTGTGCTTGCCGGCCGACCCTACCATCTTGACCCGGAAATCAATCATGGTATTCCAAATATTATTACGGGTTTTGGAATGGCGGTTCTCACAGAGGATTCAATAGCCCATTTGGGCAAAGTTCAGCAGCCTTTGAGGGTTGTTGACCAATGGACGTACCATTCAAGGCTCTACAGAGCGGCAAGTTTTGTAAAAGACCAGACCAATCTTGAACTGGTGCAGTTAAACTCTTTTGGCTGCGGTCTTGATGCCGTGACCACGGACCAGGTGGAGGAAATACTGTCCAGTACAGGAAAGATATATACGGTTTTGAAGATAGATGAGATCGACAACCTTGGTGCGGCAAGGATTCGCATAAGGTCTTTGAAGGCTGCAATGGACGAAAGGGACAGAAACGGTTATAAGTTGAAGAAGGGCGATGCAAGCTGCAAGAAGGTTTTGTTTACCGAGGAAATGAGAAAGAGGCATACCATATTGGTACCGCAGATGTCTCCTATACATTTCCAGTTGTTAGAAGAAGCTTTCAATGTATCAGGATACAACCTGAAAGTACTGCCTTATGTCGACAAAAAAGCAATTGACGAGGGATTGAAGCACGTAAACAATGATGCCTGCTATCCTTCCATAATTGTAGTCGGACAATTGATGGAAGCGTTAAAGTCGGGAGAATACGACCTTAACAATACTTCCCTTATGATAACACAGACTGCCGGAGGATGCAGAGCTACAAACTATATCGGATTTATCAGAAAAGCCCTGAAAGATACGGGGTTATCCCATATACCGGTAATATCTTTGAATTTTGCAGGTCTTGAAAAAAATCCTGGATTCAAAATGTCTTTAGGGCTTGTAAACAAGGCTCTTATTGCCCTGGTATACGGAGACCTCCTTATGAGAGTGTTGTACAGGGTAAGACCTTATGAGAAAGTGAAAGGCTCTGCCAATGCGCTGTATGAATACTGGGTGGAAAAGTGCAAAGAGTCTATTAGAACCGGAAGTCACAAGACGTTTAATGAAAATGTGAAAAAGATAGTGGAAGACTTTGACAACTTGGAAATTTGCGAAGTGGAAAAGCCCAAAGTGGGACTTGTGGGTGAGATTTTGGTTAAATTCCATCCTCAGGCAAACAACAACATTGTTGATATTATAGAAAAGGAAGGGGCAGAGGCGGTAATGCCGGATTTAACCGACTTTTTGCTGTACTGTGCTTACAATCAGAACTTTAAATACACCCATTTGTCCGGCAGTAAGATTAGCTGCATAGTTAACAATGCGGCAATTGCGTTGATTGAGTTCTATAGAAGGACTATGAGAAAAGCCCTCAATGAAAGCAAACGTTTCCATGCCCCATGTACTATATACGAGCTTGCGGAAATGGCATCGGAAGTTTTGTCAATAGGTAATCACACAGGTGAAGGATGGTTCCTGACAGCTGAAATGATAGAGCTCATAAAGAACGGTGCCAAGAATATAGTATGCATGCAGCCTTTTGCATGTCTTCCGAACCATGTTACCGGAAAAGGAATGATAAAGGAACTGAGAAGAAGGTATCCGGAGTCGAATATTGTGGCTGTGGACTATGATCCGGGTGCCAGCGAGGTAAATCAGCTCAACAGGATAAAACTGATGCTGTCGGTGGCATTTAAGAATTTGAAGAAGGATACACAGGAAGCAGAATTTGAAGAAAGTATATATGATTATGAGAGCGGGGAACAAAAAATCAAATCCTATGTGTAA